From a single Pempheris klunzingeri isolate RE-2024b chromosome 2, fPemKlu1.hap1, whole genome shotgun sequence genomic region:
- the prkar2ab gene encoding LOW QUALITY PROTEIN: protein kinase, cAMP-dependent, regulatory, type II, alpha, B (The sequence of the model RefSeq protein was modified relative to this genomic sequence to represent the inferred CDS: substituted 1 base at 1 genomic stop codon), whose amino-acid sequence MSTVEIPAGLKELLQGYTVEVLRRRPPDLIEFAVQHFTRLLEGQRNDQKEKKHSAKPARRGVTFETNSNKPSKDDEEEEEEDTVSEXSTTSKYNRRVSVCAEAYNPDDDEDDDTEPRVVHPKTDEQRRRLQDACKDILLFKTLEQEQFSEVLDGMFEVLVKPQEHIIDQGDDGDNFYVIEKGVYDIFVEKDGASVCVGKYDNKGSFGELALMYNTPRAATIVATQEGALWGLDRATFHRLIVRNNAKKRRMYESFIECVPLLKSLELSERMKIVDVLGARMFKDGERLIKQGEKADCFYIVESGEVKIMIKSKTKAGQQDNAEVEVARCSRGQYFGELALVTNKPRAASVYAVGETKCLVIDIQAFERLLGPCMDIMMRNISQYEDQLVALFGSSVDLKH is encoded by the exons ATGAGTACTGTTGAGATACCAGCTGGTttgaaggagctgctgcagggatACACGGTGGAGGTGCTTCGCCGCAGGCCGCCAGACTTGATTGAGTTTGCGGTGCAGCATTTTACACGACTCCTGGAGGGCCAAAGAAATgaccaaaaagaaaagaagcacagTGCCAAACCTGCACGCAGAGGAGTGACCTTCGAAACTAATTCCAATAAGCCCAGCAAggacgatgaagaggaggaggaagaggacactGTTAGTGAGt agtcCACCACCAGTAAATACAATCGCAGAGTTTCAG tttGTGCAGAGGCGTACAACCCCGATGATGATGAGGACGATGACACGGAGCCTCGGGTTGTGCATCCCAAAACGGACGAGCAGCGCCGCAGACTTCAGGACGCCTGCAAGgacattttactgtttaaaacactGGAGCAG GAGCAGTTCTCTGAGGTTTTGGACGGCATGTTCGAGGTGCTGGTCAAACCTCAGGAGCACATCATAGACCAAGGAGACGACGGAGACAATTTCTACGTCATAGAGAA GGGTGTGTATGATATTTTTGTGGAGAAGGACGGAGCGAGCGTGTGCGTTGGAAAATATGACAATAAGGGTAGTTTTGGTGAGCTGGCTCTCATGTACAACACGCCGAGAGCTGCCACAATCGTTGCAACACAGGAGGGCGCCCTGTGGGGCCTG GATCGAGCCACATTTCACAGACTGATAGTTAGAAATAATgcgaagaagaggaggatgtaTGAGTCCTTCATCGAGTGTGTTCCTCTTCTGAAGTCTCTCGAG CTCTCTGAGAGGATGAAGATTGTCGACGTTTTGGGAGCACGAATGTTCAAAGACGGAGAGCGCTTAATAAAGCAG GGGGAGAAGGCCGACTGTTTCTACATTGTGGAATCAGGAGAGGTGAAGATAATGATAAAAAGCAAA ACGAAGGCCGGCCAGCAGGATAACGCAGAGGTTGAGGTGGCTCGTTGCTCCAGAGGACAGTATTTCGGAGAGCTGGCCCTGGTCACCAACAAACCTCGTGCAGCATCAGTTTATGCTGTGGGAGAAACCAAATGTTTAG TAATTGACATCCAGGCTTTTGAGCGTCTGCTGGGACCCTGTATGGACATCATGATGAGGAACATTTCCCAGTATGAAGACCAGCTGGTTGCACTGTTTGGCTCCAGTGTAGATTTAAAACACTAg
- the slc25a20 gene encoding mitochondrial carnitine/acylcarnitine carrier protein: protein MSKQPQPISPLKNFFAGGFGGVCLVFAGHPLDTIKVRLQTQPKPKPGESLLYTGTLDCCKKTLAKEGVKGLYKGMAAPIIGVTPMFAVCFFGFGLGKKLQQRSPDDILTYPQLFAAGMLSGVFTTAIMAPGERIKCLLQIQAASGRVKYDGPMDCVKQLYRESGIRGIYKGTALTLMRDVPASGMYFTSYEWLKNLLTPPGKSHSDLSIPSVLFAGGMAGIFNWAVAIPPDVLKSRFQTAPDGKYPNGFRDVLRELIREEGIMSLYKGFNAVMLRAFPANAACFLGFELAMKFLNWAAPDL, encoded by the exons atgtccaaACAGCCGCAGCCGATCAGCCCCCTGAAGAACTTCTTCGCCGGAGGGTTTGGAGGAGTTTGCCTCGTCTTCGCCGGACATCCACTCGACACCATTAAA GTGCGTTTACAGACGCAGCCCAAACCCAAACCTGGAGAGAGCCTTTTGTATACTGGAACCCTTGACTGTTGTAAAAAGACCTTAGCCAAAGAG GGGGTGAAAGGACTCTATAAAGGCATGGCGGCCCCGATCATCGGAGTCACGCCCATGTTCGCTGTCTGTTTCTTTGGATTTGGACTGGGCAAGAAACTTCAGCAGAGAAGCCCCGATGATATCCTCAC GTATCCACAGCTGTTTGCTGCAGGGATGCTGTCCGGTGTGTTCACCACAGCCATCATGGCTCCTGGAGAGCGCATCAAATGCCTCCTACAG ATCCAGGCAGCATCAGGACGGGTGAAGTATGACGGACCCATGGACTGTGTCAAACAGCTGTACAGAGAGTCTGGGATCAGAGGAATCTACAAAGGCACCGCTCTGACTCTCATGAGAG ATGTTCCAGCCAGTGGGATGTACTTCACGTCCTACGAGTGGTTGAAGAACCTCCTCACACCACCAGGAAAAAG CCACAGCGACCTCAGCATTCCCAGTGTGCTGTTTGCCGGAGGGATGGCTGGGATCTTTAACTGGGCCGTAGCGATTCCACCAGATGTGCTCAAGTCTCGTTTCCAAACAG CTCCTGATGGAAAATATCCTAACGGTTTCCGGGACGTTCTGCGGGAGCTGATCAGGGAAGAGGGCATAATGTCTCTGTATAAGGGCTTCAATGCTGTCATGCTTAGAGCTTTCCCAGCAAACGCA GCTTGTTTCTTAGGATTTGAGCTCGCAATGAAGTTCCTGAACTGGGCAGCACCAGACCTGTGA